A window of the Rhodoferax sp. GW822-FHT02A01 genome harbors these coding sequences:
- a CDS encoding SulP family inorganic anion transporter: MSTTKIHAWRSELRGGIESALQGIPMLLTPSLLSVGILGALAAGAGLWGTLLAITFIPVLRLWFRGSSAVIAGPRIASTATYAALVLNMALLASDAPVRSNAVLTLSQLRMGLAAASVMYLIASFLILLSGLLRLGRVFKMIPTPVTSGISNGTALILLVLAAHKVDAGGVAAGLTAATMLAVHLAWPPVQRRLHLLRFLPTVVMVLLSGLLCVMLLGGLHVESEAASGGQDPVQWMSAALWPSLHGVHLGVLIKQGIPATITLALVMVLETFTAASTMEIRFGARFSADRELIALGGANMVGALVGSLPCSGSPVYSVAARLSGGRGRMTSFVCFAVSGIGLAFLNPWLMALPAGLAAGLLILQSTMMVSPAFLESLSQVVHTRRWTRPQASDLGFWITVVISLVGFFGNLIWATFAGVGLSCLVVLRRVSANLTARWVYLDGVRSRRIRTLAEADALTHLAHHVGVLRMTGHLFFGNSARITQLADELDEDCICAVIDVSAVQDADPSGRDAVLWLVRALKERNLQVVIAGLSKCRVPSLQTALDSVPVLDQCIDLDRGLERCEEWVLQNATALPRAQAARVVEGNSLLRGLDEDEITAVLMVAEERQVEAGMALFRKDDPSNGVWMLQSGQVSILAGAGASSMRLATFGPGQFVGEMGLIDGNTRSATVTADTPVQAVLLDNQGIAALVRDHPQAALKITRNIARELSQRVRSTSAVLAQEWETPSAVWGDSMLSVVNK, encoded by the coding sequence GTGTCCACTACAAAAATTCACGCTTGGCGCAGCGAACTGCGTGGCGGTATCGAGAGCGCGCTTCAGGGCATACCCATGCTGCTTACCCCGAGCCTGCTATCTGTGGGTATTCTCGGGGCCCTGGCGGCGGGCGCTGGCCTGTGGGGGACCCTGCTGGCCATCACGTTCATTCCCGTATTGCGGTTGTGGTTCAGGGGCTCCAGCGCCGTCATCGCCGGCCCACGCATTGCCTCCACTGCAACGTATGCGGCATTGGTGCTGAACATGGCTCTTCTCGCGTCAGATGCCCCGGTACGCAGCAACGCCGTATTGACACTCTCCCAATTGCGCATGGGGCTGGCTGCGGCCAGCGTGATGTACCTGATCGCCAGCTTCCTGATTCTGCTGTCGGGCCTGTTGCGGCTGGGGCGGGTGTTCAAAATGATTCCTACACCGGTGACCTCCGGCATCAGCAATGGCACCGCGCTGATCCTGCTCGTGCTGGCTGCGCACAAGGTGGACGCGGGTGGAGTGGCCGCAGGCCTGACGGCGGCAACCATGTTGGCGGTGCATCTGGCCTGGCCGCCGGTTCAGCGGCGTTTGCACCTGTTGCGATTCCTTCCCACAGTCGTCATGGTGCTGCTCTCGGGTTTGCTGTGTGTGATGCTTCTAGGGGGGCTGCACGTGGAGTCGGAAGCGGCTTCAGGCGGGCAGGATCCCGTGCAATGGATGTCCGCAGCGCTGTGGCCGTCACTCCATGGCGTGCACCTTGGCGTGCTGATCAAGCAGGGCATTCCGGCAACCATTACGCTGGCTCTGGTAATGGTGCTCGAGACATTCACCGCGGCCAGCACCATGGAGATTCGGTTCGGTGCGAGATTCAGCGCAGACCGCGAGTTGATCGCCTTGGGTGGGGCCAATATGGTGGGCGCCTTGGTGGGCAGCTTGCCCTGCAGCGGTAGCCCGGTGTACAGCGTTGCGGCCAGGCTCTCGGGCGGACGGGGGCGTATGACGTCTTTTGTCTGCTTTGCGGTCAGCGGCATTGGACTGGCGTTCCTCAATCCCTGGCTCATGGCGTTGCCAGCCGGTCTGGCGGCCGGGTTGCTGATACTGCAGTCGACCATGATGGTGAGCCCGGCGTTCCTGGAAAGCCTGTCGCAGGTTGTGCATACCCGCCGCTGGACCAGGCCGCAAGCCAGTGACCTGGGCTTCTGGATCACGGTGGTGATTTCGCTGGTGGGTTTTTTTGGCAATCTGATCTGGGCTACTTTTGCAGGTGTGGGGCTGTCCTGTCTGGTGGTGTTGCGCCGTGTTTCGGCCAACCTGACCGCGCGTTGGGTGTATCTGGATGGCGTGCGCTCCCGCCGCATACGCACGCTTGCGGAAGCGGATGCGCTGACGCATCTGGCCCACCACGTGGGTGTGCTGCGCATGACTGGCCATCTGTTTTTCGGCAACAGTGCGCGCATCACCCAGTTGGCGGATGAGCTTGACGAAGACTGCATCTGCGCGGTCATAGACGTCAGTGCCGTGCAGGATGCAGACCCCAGCGGTCGTGACGCAGTGCTCTGGCTGGTGCGTGCACTCAAGGAGCGCAACCTGCAGGTGGTGATAGCCGGCTTGTCCAAGTGCCGTGTGCCCAGTCTGCAGACTGCTCTGGACAGTGTTCCAGTGCTGGATCAGTGCATTGATCTGGACCGCGGCCTGGAGCGTTGCGAGGAATGGGTGTTGCAAAACGCAACCGCTCTGCCCAGGGCACAGGCCGCGCGCGTCGTCGAAGGCAACAGCTTGCTGCGGGGGCTGGATGAAGACGAAATCACTGCCGTGCTGATGGTGGCCGAGGAGCGCCAAGTGGAAGCCGGCATGGCGCTGTTTCGCAAGGACGATCCTTCCAACGGCGTGTGGATGTTGCAGTCCGGGCAGGTCAGCATTCTGGCGGGGGCGGGTGCCAGCTCCATGCGGCTGGCAACCTTTGGTCCGGGCCAGTTTGTCGGTGAGATGGGTTTGATTGACGGCAACACCCGGTCGGCAACGGTAACGGCGGATACGCCGGTGCAGGCGGTACTGTTGGACAACCAGGGCATCGCCGCCTTGGTACGCGACCACCCGCAAGCGGCGCTCAAGATCACCCGCAACATTGCCAGGGAGTTGTCTCAACGTGTGCGCAGCACCTCGGCCGTGTTGGCCCAGGAGTGGGAGACGCCCAGCGCGGTATGGGGCGACAGCATGCTCAGCGTCGTCAACAAATAG
- a CDS encoding DUF3563 family protein — MSHFVELIKALVPHIPSQQELDEKYLNQAVDIYDVERRIWEIDHRSQQSGLNCPALGGAIH, encoded by the coding sequence ATGTCCCACTTTGTTGAGCTCATCAAGGCTCTTGTTCCTCACATTCCCTCGCAACAAGAGCTGGATGAGAAGTATCTGAATCAGGCCGTAGACATCTATGACGTCGAGCGCCGCATCTGGGAAATCGACCATCGCAGTCAGCAATCGGGTCTCAACTGCCCGGCCTTGGGTGGAGCGATCCACTGA
- a CDS encoding hemerythrin domain-containing protein → MKHSSLQIIREEHSSLAAMLQSLRMMLERGPGQDAQQYFDVLRAMLFYIDEFPEKLHHTKESALLFPKVLKVAPEVKDTLNRLEQDHEHSEAGVRALQHLLSAWELLGDTRRKVFEERCTQYIDSYMDHMRLEESIILPQAIQHLTEADWKELDTAFEQNTDPLNGKYARDPVYDRLYSRIVSTAPAPIGLGPN, encoded by the coding sequence ATGAAACACAGCAGTCTGCAAATCATTCGCGAAGAACATTCATCTCTGGCAGCCATGTTGCAGTCCTTGCGCATGATGCTGGAGCGTGGTCCCGGTCAGGATGCCCAGCAATACTTCGACGTGCTGCGGGCCATGCTGTTCTACATCGACGAATTCCCGGAAAAGCTGCACCACACCAAGGAGTCGGCGCTGCTGTTTCCCAAAGTGCTCAAGGTTGCGCCCGAGGTCAAGGACACCCTGAACCGCCTGGAGCAGGACCACGAACACAGCGAGGCGGGCGTGCGTGCACTGCAGCACCTGCTGTCGGCCTGGGAGTTGCTGGGAGATACCCGCAGGAAGGTTTTCGAGGAGCGGTGCACGCAGTACATCGACTCCTACATGGACCATATGCGGCTCGAAGAATCCATCATCCTGCCGCAAGCCATACAGCATTTGACAGAAGCAGACTGGAAGGAGCTGGATACTGCGTTTGAACAAAACACCGACCCGCTCAACGGCAAATATGCGCGCGACCCGGTGTATGACCGTTTGTACTCACGCATTGTTTCCACGGCTCCGGCACCGATCGGACTCGGGCCGAACTGA
- the pobA gene encoding 4-hydroxybenzoate 3-monooxygenase translates to MRTQVAIIGAGPSGLLLGQLLHKAGIDAIILERQTGEYVLGRIRAGILEQVTIDLLDEAGVGTRMHKEGIPHHGFDMLFGGERHRIDMTGLTGGKQVMVYGQTELTRDLMDARKTANLPTVYEAGNVTVHDFDTLKPRVRYEKDGKTHEIECDFIAGCDGFHGVCRASVPRGAVTEYEKVYPFGWLGLLSDTPPVHEELIYANSTRGFSLCSMRSQTRSRYYLQVPLSDRVEDWSDEAFWQELRLRLDPPAREKLVTGPSLEKSIAPLRSFVAEPMRFGRMFLAGDAAHIVPPTGAKGLNLAASDVKYLCGSIIEFYKERSEAGINHYSDRCLRRIWKGERFSWWFTNLMHRFPNDGAIGQKLQEAELEYLIGSKAASTVMAENYVGLPL, encoded by the coding sequence ATGCGTACACAAGTAGCCATCATAGGCGCTGGCCCCTCGGGCCTGTTGCTCGGACAGTTGCTGCACAAGGCGGGGATTGACGCCATCATTCTGGAGCGGCAGACCGGTGAATATGTATTGGGCCGCATCCGCGCGGGCATTCTGGAGCAGGTCACCATCGATTTGTTGGATGAGGCAGGCGTTGGCACGCGCATGCACAAGGAAGGCATTCCCCACCACGGCTTTGACATGCTGTTCGGCGGCGAGCGTCACCGCATCGACATGACCGGGCTCACAGGTGGCAAGCAGGTGATGGTGTACGGCCAGACCGAATTGACGCGCGACCTCATGGACGCGCGCAAGACCGCCAATTTGCCCACGGTATACGAGGCCGGTAACGTAACGGTCCATGACTTTGACACCCTGAAGCCGCGTGTGCGCTATGAGAAGGATGGCAAGACGCATGAAATCGAATGTGATTTCATTGCAGGGTGTGACGGTTTCCATGGCGTCTGCCGTGCCAGCGTGCCACGCGGTGCCGTAACCGAATACGAAAAGGTCTATCCCTTCGGTTGGCTGGGCTTGTTGTCCGATACCCCGCCGGTGCATGAAGAGTTGATCTATGCCAATAGTACGCGTGGTTTTTCGCTGTGCTCCATGCGCAGCCAGACGCGCAGCCGCTACTATCTCCAGGTGCCGCTGAGTGACCGCGTGGAAGACTGGTCGGACGAAGCGTTCTGGCAGGAGCTGCGTCTGCGTCTGGACCCGCCTGCACGCGAGAAGCTGGTGACGGGGCCATCGCTTGAAAAGAGCATTGCTCCGCTACGCAGTTTCGTTGCCGAGCCCATGCGCTTTGGCCGCATGTTCCTGGCGGGTGACGCGGCGCATATCGTGCCACCTACCGGTGCCAAGGGACTGAATCTGGCGGCCTCGGACGTGAAGTACCTGTGCGGATCCATCATCGAGTTTTACAAGGAGCGTAGTGAGGCCGGCATCAACCATTACTCTGACCGCTGCCTGCGCCGTATCTGGAAGGGTGAGCGTTTTTCGTGGTGGTTTACCAATCTGATGCATCGTTTTCCCAATGATGGCGCCATCGGGCAGAAATTGCAGGAAGCTGAGTTGGAGTACCTGATCGGCTCCAAGGCAGCCTCCACCGTGATGGCAGAAAACTATGTGGGCCTGCCGCTATAG